One Stigmatella aurantiaca genomic region harbors:
- a CDS encoding class I SAM-dependent methyltransferase — MNESPGASGWAAERGEKWRIHLSGMEAMLKPVDEPLIRALQLDAPCRIADIGCGGGETALEILRQAPAGSAVHGFDITPSLIEAARARIPSGERAIAFDVADMGTAVPEAPYHRLSSRFGVMFFQDAPAAFANLARWLAPGGRFAFAVWGPQAGNAWVTSVRDAVAETVDIPPTDPDAPGPFRYARVDTLLHLLAQAGFGGLDAHDWRGRLPIGSGLPPAEAADFALASFSSFSDLLAKAGDAALQAARQSLTARFARHHQDGSVRMDACVHIVTGTRP; from the coding sequence ATGAACGAGTCTCCTGGAGCTTCCGGTTGGGCCGCTGAGCGTGGCGAGAAATGGCGCATCCATCTGTCTGGCATGGAGGCGATGCTCAAGCCGGTCGATGAACCGCTGATCCGCGCGCTGCAGCTCGATGCGCCTTGCAGGATCGCCGATATCGGGTGCGGCGGCGGCGAGACGGCGTTGGAGATCCTGCGCCAAGCACCCGCGGGAAGCGCCGTTCACGGCTTCGACATCACGCCCAGCCTCATCGAAGCGGCTCGCGCTCGCATCCCTTCCGGAGAGCGCGCGATTGCCTTCGACGTGGCGGACATGGGGACGGCGGTGCCCGAAGCGCCCTATCACCGCCTATCCTCGCGCTTCGGCGTCATGTTCTTCCAGGACGCTCCCGCTGCCTTCGCCAACCTGGCCCGCTGGCTTGCGCCGGGTGGCCGGTTCGCCTTCGCGGTCTGGGGCCCTCAGGCAGGCAATGCGTGGGTGACGAGCGTCCGCGACGCGGTGGCCGAGACCGTCGACATCCCGCCCACCGATCCCGATGCGCCCGGGCCGTTCCGCTATGCCCGGGTGGACACGTTGCTCCACCTGCTCGCCCAGGCGGGTTTTGGCGGACTTGACGCGCACGACTGGCGCGGAAGGCTTCCGATTGGAAGCGGGCTGCCGCCTGCGGAGGCGGCGGATTTCGCGCTCGCATCCTTTTCCTCGTTTAGTGATCTGCTGGCCAAGGCAGGCGACGCGGCGCTTCAGGCCGCACGCCAGTCCCTCACGGCACGCTTCGCCCGGCACCACCAAGACGGCTCCGTCCGGATGGACGCATGCGTTCACATCGTCACGGGGACGCGCCCGTGA
- a CDS encoding DUF5953 family protein: MIVYAPALAGDDGRTLAVVHGMERARPGLRIGMMISDEGQLLPLPDRDGFIARESSRGEMPPLRSTDDGFRVSVTGWGIPAGLCPDGRAQFEFHVALPLSADGIAAAAVLLEAVAENGRAFWGHATPVSAAWDIARQTKNLPDDLESPPRGLPVIKSPGAMRSPEIPHRLGWLNYWSAAAARAIGFPDPARDAELLSRARRMASGGWVVQLTDAPLDLDNSVHLDALLRAYERFPEIGGRSAP, translated from the coding sequence ATGATTGTCTACGCGCCTGCGCTGGCGGGGGACGATGGCCGCACTCTGGCAGTTGTTCATGGGATGGAGCGCGCACGGCCTGGCTTGCGCATCGGGATGATGATTTCTGATGAAGGTCAATTGCTCCCGCTGCCGGATCGCGATGGATTCATTGCCCGGGAAAGCAGCCGTGGAGAAATGCCGCCGCTGCGCAGCACTGATGACGGCTTTCGCGTGAGTGTAACAGGGTGGGGAATACCGGCGGGCCTTTGTCCTGACGGCCGAGCGCAGTTTGAATTTCATGTGGCGCTGCCTCTGTCCGCTGACGGCATCGCTGCTGCTGCGGTTTTGCTGGAAGCCGTGGCGGAGAACGGGCGCGCGTTCTGGGGGCACGCGACTCCGGTCAGCGCGGCCTGGGACATCGCACGTCAGACGAAGAATCTACCCGACGATCTGGAATCCCCTCCCCGGGGGCTGCCGGTGATCAAGTCCCCTGGGGCCATGCGCTCGCCCGAGATTCCGCATCGCCTGGGGTGGCTGAACTATTGGTCTGCCGCTGCCGCACGTGCCATCGGGTTCCCGGACCCCGCTCGTGACGCCGAACTGCTGTCGCGAGCGCGGCGCATGGCATCTGGCGGCTGGGTCGTGCAGCTCACGGACGCGCCGCTCGACCTGGACAACTCAGTTCACCTGGACGCGCTCCTGCGGGCCTATGAGCGCTTCCCGGAGATCGGCGGTCGCTCAGCGCCTTGA